The following proteins are co-located in the Methanobrevibacter sp. genome:
- a CDS encoding SAM-dependent methyltransferase — protein sequence MIKLSYDVMEYRLQILDLTKNGDTIIELGCHIGNTTKILLDNFKDSKIISLDNSPEASKNMNKLSCDNLDFINADVRLHETLLEVFKKIQNCDILAIDLGGGYHPDTVFKVFYIWSSTFKPKHTIIRNRGILEFYNSADGSGEKYKSCEGYLDSYHDSGIPPQIKEFELWTPSLKSKQNL from the coding sequence ATGATTAAACTAAGTTATGATGTAATGGAATACAGATTACAAATCCTTGATTTAACAAAAAATGGAGATACAATAATAGAATTGGGATGTCATATTGGAAATACAACTAAAATACTGCTGGACAATTTTAAAGATTCAAAAATAATCTCTCTTGATAATTCTCCTGAAGCTTCTAAAAATATGAATAAACTGTCATGCGATAATCTGGATTTTATTAACGCAGATGTGCGGCTTCACGAAACACTTCTTGAAGTGTTTAAAAAGATTCAGAATTGTGATATTTTAGCTATTGATTTGGGCGGAGGATATCATCCGGATACAGTTTTTAAGGTTTTTTACATATGGTCCTCTACATTCAAACCAAAGCACACCATAATCAGAAACAGGGGAATTTTAGAATTTTACAATTCTGCCGACGGCAGCGGTGAAAAATATAAATCCTGCGAAGGTTATCTTGATTCATACCACGATTCCGGAATTCCTCCGCAAATCAAAGAATTTGAATTGTGGACACCATCACTTAAAAGTAAGCAGAACCTTTGA
- a CDS encoding pantoate kinase codes for MSVFVPGHITGFFDIENHESKLKNGSCGVGFLINSGVRTTISESDNFSYEVNQGNGIIIEEVLNIFNLDDIDFKIVQDIQLPVGAGFGTSAASALSLALALNEFLNLNYSKELCGQIAHMAEVNLGGGLGDVIAQTGHGLVLRTMPGAPGIGEIESFNEDVYVAFKTFGSIETSQIITNPEHKKIISDVGLKYLELFKKDPCLDNFLTFSNKFSHETGLVSDEVKNQIEYFNSIDDILGSSMAMLGNTVFAFAYDEKVFENLNIDGLHIDKLNNKGIFYD; via the coding sequence ATGAGTGTTTTTGTCCCCGGCCATATTACCGGTTTTTTTGATATTGAAAATCACGAGTCTAAATTAAAAAATGGATCTTGTGGTGTTGGTTTTTTAATAAATAGTGGTGTTAGAACCACAATTTCGGAATCTGATAACTTCAGTTATGAAGTTAATCAAGGCAATGGCATTATTATTGAGGAAGTTTTAAATATTTTTAATTTGGATGATATTGATTTTAAAATTGTTCAGGATATTCAGCTTCCTGTCGGAGCAGGTTTTGGAACATCAGCTGCTTCAGCCTTAAGCCTGGCCCTTGCTTTAAATGAATTTTTAAATTTAAACTATTCTAAGGAGTTGTGCGGTCAGATAGCTCACATGGCCGAAGTTAATTTAGGTGGAGGTTTAGGTGATGTTATAGCTCAAACAGGTCATGGATTGGTTTTAAGAACAATGCCGGGGGCTCCGGGAATCGGGGAGATTGAGTCATTTAATGAAGATGTCTATGTTGCTTTTAAAACATTCGGTTCAATTGAAACTTCACAAATCATCACCAACCCGGAACATAAAAAAATTATTTCAGATGTCGGATTAAAATATTTGGAGCTGTTTAAAAAAGACCCCTGTTTAGATAATTTTTTAACTTTTTCTAACAAGTTTTCTCATGAAACCGGCCTGGTGTCAGACGAAGTGAAAAATCAAATTGAGTATTTTAATTCTATAGATGATATTCTGGGAAGTTCCATGGCCATGCTTGGAAATACTGTATTTGCATTTGCATATGATGAAAAGGTATTTGAAAATTTAAATATTGATGGATTGCATATAGATAAACTAAACAATAAAGGTATCTTTTATGATTAA